A region from the Citrobacter koseri ATCC BAA-895 genome encodes:
- a CDS encoding LacI family DNA-binding transcriptional regulator, with amino-acid sequence MDKRLKISEIAARTQLSVSTVSRVLAGKANTSEKARNKVLECARELGVMDGMAAGRLLLNSLVVFAPQRAFDERSDIFYYRVIQNVSKGLTAYEVRLRYCALEELDSDAQLFLARMNEAETQAAILLGIDDPHIHDLAVDVGKPCVLINCRDQRMRLPAVSPDHRAIGELAADYLFSMGHRDVMTVLCLRRYTMELRLAGIRDAWQTHNLKFNDKRDLLVSPSFSAKEAEQRVSEWLANTPDKALPTAFLVGGDFMAAGVISALQKRGLRVPQDVSVMSIDGFNLAEIQDVPLTAVHVPRDELGTEAVHMLQQRLVRPNAPIGTLLLNGTLTVRESVRRIRPGKRRTAVEREGLYDA; translated from the coding sequence ATGGATAAAAGGCTCAAAATCAGCGAAATTGCCGCGCGGACGCAGCTTTCCGTCAGCACCGTCTCCCGCGTGCTGGCGGGGAAGGCAAATACCAGTGAAAAAGCGCGCAACAAAGTGCTGGAGTGCGCGCGGGAGCTGGGCGTCATGGACGGGATGGCGGCAGGCAGGCTGTTGCTGAATAGTCTGGTGGTCTTTGCGCCGCAGCGGGCGTTTGATGAGCGGTCCGACATCTTTTACTACCGCGTGATTCAGAACGTGAGTAAAGGGCTGACGGCGTATGAAGTACGGCTGCGTTATTGCGCGCTTGAGGAGCTGGACAGTGACGCGCAGCTTTTCCTCGCGCGGATGAACGAAGCGGAAACGCAGGCGGCGATTTTGTTAGGGATTGACGATCCGCATATTCACGATTTGGCAGTGGACGTGGGGAAACCCTGCGTACTGATTAATTGCCGCGACCAGCGAATGCGTTTGCCAGCCGTTTCGCCCGATCACCGCGCCATTGGCGAACTTGCCGCTGATTATCTTTTTTCAATGGGGCATCGCGACGTGATGACGGTGCTCTGTCTGCGTCGCTACACGATGGAGCTGCGTCTGGCCGGCATTCGCGACGCCTGGCAAACCCATAATCTGAAATTTAACGATAAGCGGGATTTACTGGTATCGCCGAGTTTCAGTGCGAAAGAGGCGGAGCAGCGGGTCAGCGAATGGCTGGCGAATACGCCGGATAAGGCGTTGCCGACGGCGTTTTTGGTCGGCGGTGATTTTATGGCGGCGGGCGTCATCAGCGCGTTGCAAAAGCGCGGCCTTCGCGTGCCGCAGGATGTGTCGGTGATGAGTATTGACGGCTTTAATCTGGCGGAAATTCAGGATGTGCCGTTAACAGCAGTGCATGTGCCGCGCGATGAGCTGGGGACGGAGGCGGTACATATGCTGCAACAACGTCTGGTTCGTCCGAATGCGCCAATCGGTACGCTGTTGCTGAACGGCACGTTGACGGTGCGGGAGTCGGTGCGGCGGATACGTCCAGGGAAACGACGCACCGCCGTAGAGCGGGAAGGGCTGTATGACGCTTAA
- a CDS encoding MFS transporter, translating into MSQDINNTVAASKTRRVIKNLRWYVLVLFLLGVTVNYITRNSLGILAPELKESLGITTEQYSWIVGAFQIAYTIFQPLCGWLIDVIGLKIGFMVCAGIWALMCIFHAGAGSWLHLAILRFFMGASEAAATPANAKTIGEWFPKSERPVAAGWAGVGFSIGAMLAPPIIYFAHASFGWQGAFMFTGVLALLWVILWWAFYHNPEQHPNLSEEELEYIKQDNEPPAVKLPFLTALKTVSKNKRFYGIAIPAFMAEPAWAVLSFWVPLYLAKEHGMDLKQIAMFAWLPFLAADLGSVASGYLTRLYTRLFGCSRVNSVVASSVTGAFLMISLGIVAITRDPYITIVLISIGGFGHQIISCMLSALVVESFDKGQMATVNGMRGSAAWIASFLFSLLIGVTADKIGFNPLFIAMGFFDLIGAVFLVAFIAERRAKRA; encoded by the coding sequence ATGAGTCAGGACATCAATAACACTGTCGCCGCGAGTAAAACCCGCCGCGTCATCAAAAATTTGCGCTGGTATGTGCTGGTGCTGTTCTTACTGGGTGTGACCGTTAACTACATCACGCGTAACTCGCTGGGTATCCTGGCGCCGGAGCTAAAAGAGAGTCTGGGGATCACCACCGAGCAATACTCCTGGATTGTCGGCGCGTTCCAGATTGCCTACACCATTTTCCAGCCCCTGTGCGGCTGGCTGATCGATGTGATTGGCCTGAAGATTGGCTTTATGGTCTGCGCCGGGATCTGGGCGCTGATGTGTATCTTCCACGCGGGCGCCGGAAGCTGGCTGCATCTGGCGATTTTGCGCTTCTTTATGGGCGCATCTGAAGCGGCCGCTACGCCAGCCAACGCCAAAACCATCGGCGAATGGTTCCCGAAATCAGAGCGTCCGGTCGCGGCGGGCTGGGCAGGCGTCGGCTTCTCAATTGGCGCCATGCTGGCGCCGCCAATCATCTACTTCGCGCACGCCTCATTCGGCTGGCAGGGCGCATTTATGTTTACCGGCGTGCTGGCACTGCTGTGGGTGATCCTGTGGTGGGCGTTCTACCATAACCCGGAACAGCACCCGAACCTGAGTGAAGAGGAGCTGGAGTATATCAAGCAGGATAACGAGCCTCCGGCCGTGAAACTGCCCTTCCTGACCGCGCTGAAAACCGTGTCGAAAAATAAACGTTTCTACGGTATCGCGATCCCGGCCTTTATGGCAGAACCGGCCTGGGCGGTGCTGAGCTTCTGGGTGCCGCTGTATCTGGCGAAGGAACACGGCATGGATCTGAAGCAGATCGCCATGTTTGCCTGGCTGCCGTTCCTCGCCGCCGATCTCGGCAGCGTGGCGAGCGGCTACCTCACCCGCTTGTATACCCGTCTGTTTGGCTGCTCTCGCGTTAATTCCGTGGTGGCAAGCTCCGTGACCGGCGCGTTTCTGATGATTTCTCTCGGCATCGTGGCCATTACCCGCGATCCGTATATCACCATCGTGCTGATCTCCATCGGCGGCTTCGGTCATCAGATCATCTCCTGCATGCTGAGCGCACTGGTCGTGGAGTCGTTTGATAAAGGCCAGATGGCGACCGTCAACGGAATGCGCGGCTCTGCGGCGTGGATCGCCAGCTTCCTCTTCTCTCTGTTAATTGGCGTTACCGCCGACAAAATCGGCTTTAACCCGCTCTTTATCGCCATGGGGTTCTTTGACCTGATTGGCGCTGTTTTCCTGGTGGCATTTATTGCTGAACGTCGCGCCAAGCGCGCCTGA
- a CDS encoding glycoside hydrolase family 31 protein has translation MKTLKNWIVEKQSAHHLELLVDGQHHLCLYVLEENLFRVLIKRKGELALDRTWSIAPAQDVPWEGRSREDVSGFSCPAWQLTQQDGALIVATEQLRVTVHQPLWLEWHYRDEAGDWQPLVNDRPTSAYLLNAHGDGVAHYLSRRKDERFYGLGEKAGDLQRNGQRYEMRNLDAMGYNAVSTDPLYKHIPFTIARRDDVSYGLFYDNLSSCWLDLGNEIDNYHTAYRRWQAEAGDIDYYIFTGKRVLDVTKAFVRLTGKTLFGPKWSLGYSGSTMHYTDASDAQNQLMNFIRLCNEHAIPCDSFQLSSGYTSINGKRYVFNWNYDKVPQPKVMTQAFHDAGLKLAANIKPCLLQDHPRYNEVAERGLFIRDSETDAPEHSSFWDDEGSNLDFTNPQTVAWWQEGVTTQLLEMGIDSTWNDNNEFEVWDGEARCHGFGREIAIKHIRPVMPLLMMRASLEAQQRFAPEKRPYLISRSGCAGMQRYVQTWSGDNRTSWDTLRYNTRMGLGMSLSGLYNVGHDVGGFSGDKPDAELFVRWVQNGVMHPRFTIHSWNDDHTVNEPWMYPGVTPAIRSAIELRYRLLPYFYTLLWQAHADDEPMLRPTFLDHEHDAQTFAECDDFLLGRNILVASVVEPGQRERRVWLPDNETGWYDFDSHEWFSGGQWITLNAPLEKLPLLVRAGAGLPLSERITHVSAERDDTRELKLFPVKGVGTTSGLLFEDDGESWGYQTGNALWVEWEMVCDGATVNLKINARGDYRPAWNALQVSLPAGEKRTLRVNGVEGSEWVL, from the coding sequence ATGAAAACCCTGAAAAACTGGATTGTAGAGAAACAGTCGGCCCATCATCTGGAACTGCTGGTCGATGGTCAACACCATCTGTGCCTGTACGTACTGGAAGAAAATCTGTTTCGCGTGCTGATCAAACGTAAAGGCGAACTGGCATTAGACAGAACCTGGAGTATCGCCCCGGCGCAGGATGTGCCGTGGGAAGGCCGCAGCCGCGAAGATGTAAGCGGCTTTAGCTGCCCGGCCTGGCAACTGACGCAGCAGGATGGCGCGCTGATTGTCGCTACTGAGCAACTGCGCGTGACCGTCCACCAGCCGCTGTGGCTGGAGTGGCACTATCGCGATGAGGCGGGCGACTGGCAGCCGCTGGTCAACGACCGCCCCACCAGCGCCTATCTGCTGAACGCTCACGGCGACGGCGTGGCGCACTATTTAAGCCGCCGTAAAGATGAACGTTTTTACGGTCTGGGCGAGAAAGCGGGCGACCTGCAACGCAACGGCCAACGCTATGAGATGCGCAACCTTGACGCGATGGGCTATAACGCGGTCAGCACCGATCCGCTGTACAAACATATTCCATTCACCATCGCCCGCCGCGATGACGTCAGCTACGGTCTGTTTTACGACAACCTGAGCAGCTGCTGGCTGGATCTGGGCAATGAAATCGACAACTATCACACTGCCTATCGCCGCTGGCAGGCGGAAGCGGGCGATATCGATTACTACATCTTTACCGGCAAGCGTGTGCTGGATGTCACCAAAGCCTTTGTGCGCCTGACGGGGAAAACCCTGTTCGGGCCGAAGTGGAGCCTGGGTTACAGCGGCTCGACCATGCATTACACCGATGCGTCGGACGCGCAAAACCAGCTGATGAACTTTATCCGTCTGTGCAATGAACACGCGATTCCGTGCGATTCGTTCCAGCTTTCATCTGGCTACACCTCCATTAACGGCAAACGCTACGTCTTTAACTGGAACTACGACAAGGTGCCGCAGCCGAAAGTGATGACCCAGGCATTCCACGATGCGGGGTTGAAGCTGGCGGCCAACATTAAACCGTGTCTGTTGCAGGATCACCCGCGCTACAACGAAGTCGCGGAAAGAGGGTTATTTATCCGTGATTCGGAAACCGATGCGCCGGAACATTCAAGTTTCTGGGATGACGAAGGTTCTAACCTTGATTTCACCAATCCGCAAACCGTCGCCTGGTGGCAGGAAGGCGTCACCACGCAGTTGCTGGAGATGGGGATCGACTCCACCTGGAACGACAACAACGAGTTTGAAGTGTGGGATGGCGAAGCCCGCTGCCACGGCTTTGGCCGCGAAATCGCCATCAAACATATTCGCCCGGTCATGCCGCTGTTAATGATGCGCGCCTCGCTGGAAGCGCAGCAGCGCTTTGCGCCGGAAAAACGCCCGTACCTGATCTCCCGTTCCGGCTGCGCCGGGATGCAGCGTTACGTGCAAACCTGGAGCGGCGATAACCGCACCAGTTGGGATACCCTGCGCTACAACACCCGCATGGGGCTGGGGATGAGTCTGTCCGGGCTGTATAACGTGGGTCACGACGTCGGCGGTTTCTCTGGTGATAAACCGGATGCGGAGCTGTTCGTGCGCTGGGTACAGAACGGCGTGATGCACCCTCGCTTTACCATCCACTCATGGAATGACGATCATACGGTGAATGAGCCGTGGATGTACCCGGGCGTGACGCCGGCGATTCGTAGCGCGATTGAGCTACGTTACCGTCTGCTGCCCTACTTCTACACGCTGCTGTGGCAGGCGCACGCCGACGACGAGCCGATGCTGCGCCCCACTTTCCTCGACCACGAGCACGACGCGCAAACCTTCGCAGAGTGCGACGACTTCCTGCTTGGCCGCAATATTCTGGTGGCAAGCGTGGTGGAACCTGGTCAACGTGAACGCCGCGTCTGGCTGCCGGATAACGAAACCGGCTGGTACGATTTCGATAGCCACGAATGGTTCTCTGGCGGCCAGTGGATCACGCTGAACGCGCCGCTGGAAAAACTGCCGCTGCTGGTACGCGCCGGTGCAGGCCTGCCGCTGAGCGAACGGATCACCCATGTCAGCGCTGAACGAGACGATACCCGCGAGCTGAAACTGTTCCCGGTCAAAGGTGTGGGGACAACGTCCGGTCTGCTGTTTGAAGACGATGGCGAAAGCTGGGGTTATCAGACGGGCAATGCCCTGTGGGTGGAATGGGAGATGGTGTGCGATGGGGCGACCGTCAACCTGAAGATCAACGCGCGTGGAGACTATCGTCCGGCGTGGAACGCGTTGCAGGTATCGTTACCGGCGGGGGAAAAACGCACGCTGCGGGTGAATGGCGTTGAAGGGAGTGAGTGGGTGCTCTGA
- a CDS encoding Cof-type HAD-IIB family hydrolase, which yields MTVKVIVIDMDGTFLDDAKKYDHARFMAQYQELKKRGIEFVVASGNQYYQLISFFPELKDEISFVAENGALVYEHGKQLFHGELTRHESRIVIGELLKDKQLNFVACGLKSAYVSEHAPESFVALMSKHYHRLQPVKDYQDIDDVLFKFSLNLPDQQIPFVVDALHTSLDGIMKPVTSGFGFIDLIIPGLHKANGISRLLKRWDLSPQNVVAIGDSDNDAEMLKMARYAFAMANAADNIKALSRYHTDDNNHQGALNVIQAVLDNAPPFNI from the coding sequence ATGACCGTTAAAGTTATCGTCATTGATATGGACGGAACTTTTCTCGACGACGCCAAAAAGTACGATCACGCACGATTTATGGCGCAGTATCAGGAACTAAAAAAACGCGGCATCGAATTTGTCGTCGCCAGCGGCAATCAGTATTACCAACTTATTTCCTTTTTCCCCGAGCTGAAAGACGAAATTTCCTTCGTCGCGGAAAATGGCGCGCTGGTTTATGAGCATGGCAAGCAGCTGTTTCATGGCGAACTGACCCGGCATGAATCCCGTATTGTGATTGGCGAGCTGTTAAAAGATAAGCAGCTTAATTTTGTCGCCTGCGGCCTGAAAAGCGCTTATGTCAGCGAACATGCGCCGGAATCTTTTGTGGCGCTGATGTCGAAGCACTACCACCGTCTGCAACCCGTGAAGGATTACCAGGACATTGACGATGTTCTGTTTAAGTTTTCACTGAACCTGCCAGACCAGCAGATCCCCTTCGTGGTTGATGCGCTGCATACGTCGCTGGACGGCATTATGAAACCCGTGACCAGCGGCTTCGGCTTCATCGACTTAATCATACCGGGATTACACAAAGCGAACGGCATCAGCCGTCTGTTGAAACGCTGGGATCTTTCGCCGCAAAATGTGGTGGCGATTGGCGACAGCGACAACGATGCGGAAATGCTGAAAATGGCGCGGTATGCTTTCGCGATGGCGAACGCCGCAGACAACATCAAAGCCCTCAGCCGTTATCATACCGATGATAACAACCATCAGGGAGCGTTAAACGTGATTCAGGCCGTACTGGATAACGCCCCGCCTTTTAACATCTGA
- a CDS encoding ABC-F family ATPase, translating to MLVSSNVTMQFGSKPLFENISVKFGGGNRYGLIGANGSGKSTFMKILGGDLEPTLGNVSLDPNERIGKLRQDQFAFEEFSVLDTVIMGHVELWEVKQERDRIYALPEMSEEDGYKVADLEVKYGEMDGYSAEARAGELLLGVGIPVEQHYGPMSEVAPGWKLRVLLAQALFSDPDILLLDEPTNNLDIDTIRWLEQVLNERDSTMIIISHDRHFLNMVCTHMADLDYGELRIYPGNYDEYMTAATQARERLLADNAKKKAQIADLQSFVSRFSANASKSRQATSRARQIDKIKLDEVKASSRQNPFIRFEQDKKLFRNALEVEALVKGFDNGPLFKGVNLLLEVGEKLAVLGTNGVGKSTLLKTLVGDLAPDNGTVKWSENARIGYYAQDHEYEFENDLTVFEWMSQWKQEGDDEQAVRSILGRLLFSQDDIRKPAKVLSGGEKGRMLFGKLMMQKPNILVMDEPTNHLDMESIESLNMALEMYQGTLIFVSHDREFVSSLATRVLEITPQRVVDFSGNYEDYLRSKGIDG from the coding sequence GTGTTAGTTTCCAGCAACGTCACCATGCAGTTCGGCAGCAAGCCGCTGTTTGAAAATATTTCCGTCAAATTTGGCGGCGGCAACCGTTACGGCCTGATTGGCGCCAACGGTAGCGGTAAATCCACCTTTATGAAAATCCTCGGCGGCGATCTCGAACCGACGCTGGGCAACGTCTCTCTCGATCCGAACGAGCGTATCGGTAAGCTGCGCCAGGATCAGTTTGCCTTCGAAGAGTTCAGCGTACTCGACACGGTGATCATGGGGCATGTTGAGCTGTGGGAAGTGAAACAGGAACGCGACCGCATCTACGCGCTGCCGGAAATGAGCGAAGAAGATGGCTATAAAGTGGCCGATCTGGAAGTGAAATACGGCGAAATGGATGGTTACTCTGCCGAAGCGCGCGCGGGCGAACTGCTGCTGGGCGTGGGGATTCCGGTTGAGCAGCACTACGGCCCGATGAGCGAAGTTGCGCCAGGCTGGAAGCTGCGTGTCCTGTTGGCGCAGGCGCTGTTTTCCGACCCCGATATCCTGCTGCTTGATGAACCGACCAACAACCTCGACATCGACACGATCCGTTGGCTGGAACAGGTACTGAACGAACGTGACAGCACCATGATCATCATTTCGCACGACCGTCACTTCCTGAATATGGTGTGCACCCACATGGCGGATCTGGATTACGGCGAACTGCGCATTTACCCGGGTAACTACGACGAGTATATGACTGCCGCCACCCAGGCGCGTGAACGCCTGCTGGCCGATAACGCCAAGAAAAAGGCGCAGATTGCAGACCTGCAATCTTTCGTCAGCCGCTTTAGCGCTAACGCGTCTAAGTCTCGCCAGGCAACGTCTCGTGCCCGTCAGATTGATAAAATTAAGCTTGATGAAGTGAAGGCCTCCAGCCGTCAGAACCCGTTCATCCGTTTTGAACAGGATAAGAAGCTGTTCCGTAACGCGCTGGAAGTGGAAGCGCTCGTGAAAGGCTTTGATAACGGCCCGCTGTTCAAGGGCGTCAATCTGCTGCTGGAAGTGGGCGAAAAGCTTGCGGTACTCGGGACTAACGGCGTGGGTAAATCCACGTTGCTGAAAACGCTGGTGGGCGATCTGGCGCCGGACAACGGCACCGTGAAATGGTCAGAGAACGCGCGCATTGGGTATTACGCGCAGGATCACGAATATGAGTTCGAAAATGACCTGACGGTGTTTGAATGGATGAGTCAGTGGAAGCAGGAAGGCGATGACGAGCAGGCGGTACGCAGCATTCTTGGCCGTCTGTTGTTCAGCCAGGACGATATCAGAAAACCGGCGAAGGTGCTCTCCGGTGGTGAAAAAGGGCGTATGTTGTTCGGTAAGCTGATGATGCAGAAACCGAATATCCTGGTGATGGACGAACCGACCAACCACCTGGATATGGAATCGATCGAATCGCTGAACATGGCGCTGGAGATGTATCAGGGCACGCTGATTTTCGTTTCTCACGACCGTGAGTTTGTTAGCTCGCTGGCGACGCGCGTGCTGGAAATTACGCCGCAGCGCGTGGTGGACTTCAGCGGCAACTACGAAGATTATCTGCGTAGTAAAGGGATCGACGGCTAA
- a CDS encoding anion transporter yields MSFPFLRALRRDRFLLLLLLVGAGLSLFVPFTPRTWPGAIDWHTIITLSGLMLLTKGVELSGYFDVLGRRMVRRFKTERRLAMFMVLAAAVLSTFLTNDVALFIVVPLTITLKRLCAIPVNRLIIFEALAVNAGSLLTPIGNPQNILLWGRSGLSFAAFVWQMAPLAAVMMLTLLVLCGLCFPGKALQYHTGTRAPEWQPRLVWSCLGLYIVFLTALELKQELWGLAIVAAGFIVLARRVVLSVDWTLLLVFMAMFIDVHLLIQLPVLQGVLRHVETLSAPGLWLTALGLSQFISNVPATILLLNYVPPTALLAWAVNIGGFGLLPGSLANLIALRMANDRRIWWRFHWYSLPMLLWAALVGYGLLLLK; encoded by the coding sequence ATGAGTTTTCCTTTTCTGCGGGCATTAAGACGCGATCGTTTCCTGCTGTTATTACTCCTTGTCGGGGCCGGACTCAGTCTGTTCGTCCCGTTTACTCCCCGCACCTGGCCGGGTGCAATTGACTGGCACACCATTATTACGCTGAGCGGTTTGATGTTGCTGACCAAAGGCGTTGAGCTGAGCGGATATTTTGATGTGCTGGGCCGCAGAATGGTTCGTCGTTTTAAAACGGAACGCCGCCTGGCAATGTTTATGGTGCTGGCGGCGGCGGTGCTGTCAACGTTCCTGACCAACGATGTGGCGCTGTTTATCGTCGTTCCGCTGACCATTACCCTGAAAAGACTGTGTGCGATTCCGGTAAACCGGCTGATTATCTTTGAGGCGCTGGCGGTCAATGCCGGTTCGCTGCTCACGCCGATTGGCAATCCGCAAAATATTTTGTTGTGGGGGCGTTCCGGTCTCTCATTTGCGGCTTTTGTCTGGCAGATGGCGCCGCTTGCCGCCGTGATGATGCTGACGCTGTTGGTGCTGTGTGGCCTTTGTTTTCCGGGGAAGGCGTTGCAGTACCATACCGGTACGCGCGCCCCTGAGTGGCAACCGCGCTTGGTGTGGAGCTGCCTTGGGTTGTATATCGTGTTTCTGACCGCGCTTGAACTGAAGCAGGAACTCTGGGGGCTGGCGATTGTGGCGGCAGGGTTCATCGTCCTGGCGCGCCGCGTGGTACTGAGCGTCGACTGGACGTTACTGCTGGTGTTTATGGCGATGTTTATCGACGTGCATTTATTGATACAGCTACCGGTGTTACAGGGCGTACTGCGCCATGTTGAAACGCTCTCTGCGCCGGGGCTTTGGCTGACTGCACTCGGTCTGTCGCAGTTTATCAGCAATGTGCCCGCCACGATTTTATTGCTCAACTACGTTCCGCCGACCGCGTTGCTGGCCTGGGCGGTCAATATCGGTGGTTTTGGTTTGCTACCGGGATCGCTGGCGAATCTGATTGCATTGCGGATGGCAAATGATCGGCGTATCTGGTGGCGGTTTCATTGGTATTCGTTGCCGATGCTGCTCTGGGCGGCGCTGGTGGGATATGGATTGTTGCTGCTGAAGTGA
- the ldtB gene encoding L,D-transpeptidase, with translation MNMKLTTFFAAALAVVGFCSTASAVTYPLPTDGSRVVGQNQVITIPEGNTQPLEYFAAEYQMGLSNMLEANPGVDTFLPKGGTVLNIPQQLILPDTVHEGIVINSAEMRLYYYPKGTNTVIVLPIGIGQLGKDTPINWTTKVERKKAGPTWTPTAKMHAEYRAAGEPLPAVVPAGPDNPMGLYALYIGRLYAIHGTNANFGIGLRVSHGCVRLRNDDIKFLFENVPVGTRVQFIDEPVKATTEPDGSRYIEVHNPLSTTEAQFEGGEIVPINLNKSVQSVTSQPDVDQSVVEQAVQNRSGMPVRLN, from the coding sequence ATGAATATGAAATTAACAACGTTTTTCGCGGCGGCCCTCGCTGTAGTTGGCTTTTGCAGCACCGCCTCAGCGGTGACTTATCCTTTACCGACCGATGGCAGTCGCGTCGTTGGTCAAAACCAGGTGATCACTATCCCGGAAGGCAATACCCAACCGCTGGAGTATTTTGCGGCTGAATACCAGATGGGGCTGTCTAACATGCTGGAAGCGAATCCGGGTGTTGATACCTTCCTGCCAAAAGGCGGTACGGTGCTGAACATTCCTCAGCAGCTGATCCTGCCGGACACCGTGCATGAAGGCATTGTCATTAACAGTGCGGAAATGCGTCTGTACTACTACCCGAAAGGCACCAATACGGTGATCGTCCTGCCGATTGGTATCGGTCAGTTAGGGAAAGACACGCCAATCAACTGGACAACGAAAGTTGAGCGTAAGAAAGCAGGCCCGACCTGGACGCCGACGGCGAAAATGCATGCCGAATACCGCGCGGCGGGCGAACCGCTGCCTGCCGTCGTGCCGGCTGGCCCGGATAACCCGATGGGTCTGTACGCGCTGTACATTGGTCGTCTGTATGCGATTCATGGCACCAACGCCAACTTCGGTATCGGCCTGCGCGTCAGCCACGGCTGCGTCCGTCTGCGTAACGACGACATCAAGTTCCTGTTTGAAAATGTGCCGGTCGGCACCCGCGTACAGTTTATCGACGAGCCGGTGAAAGCGACCACTGAGCCAGATGGCAGCCGTTACATTGAAGTCCATAACCCTCTGTCTACCACGGAAGCGCAGTTCGAAGGCGGCGAGATCGTACCGATTAACCTGAACAAAAGCGTTCAGAGCGTCACCAGCCAGCCTGATGTCGATCAGTCTGTGGTTGAGCAGGCCGTTCAGAACCGTTCCGGTATGCCGGTTCGTCTGAACTGA
- a CDS encoding DUF1479 domain-containing protein translates to MALTFTSDTLPADHKAAIRQMKQALRAQLGDVQGVFDRLSEVIATRVAEINTLKAQGDAVWPALSYADIQSGAITAAQREQIKRRGCAVIKGHFPREQALAWDQSMLDYLDRNHFDEVYKGPGDNFFGTLTASRPEIYPIYWSQAQMQARQSEEMANVQSFLNRLWTFESDGRQWFNPDISVIYPDRIRRRPPGTTSKGLGAHTDSGALERWLLPAYQRVFASIFNGELEKYDPWHAAYRTEVEEYTVDNTTKCSVFRTFQGWTALSDMLPGQGLLHVVPIPEAMAYILLRPLLDDVPEDELCGVAPGRVLPVSQQWHPLLIEALTSIPQLEAGDSVWWHCDVIHSVAPVENQQGWGNVMYIPAAPMCEKNLAYAHKVKAALETGASPGDFPREDYETNWEGRFTLSDLNIHGKRALGMS, encoded by the coding sequence ATGGCTTTAACCTTCACAAGCGATACATTACCGGCCGATCATAAAGCGGCGATCCGGCAGATGAAGCAGGCGTTGCGGGCGCAGCTCGGTGATGTGCAGGGCGTTTTTGACAGGCTCAGCGAGGTGATTGCCACACGCGTGGCGGAAATCAATACGCTCAAAGCGCAGGGCGATGCCGTCTGGCCTGCGCTGTCTTACGCGGATATCCAGTCCGGCGCCATCACGGCAGCGCAGCGTGAACAGATCAAGCGGCGCGGATGCGCGGTCATTAAGGGCCATTTCCCGCGGGAACAGGCGCTGGCATGGGATCAATCTATGCTGGATTATCTGGATCGCAACCATTTTGATGAGGTGTACAAAGGTCCCGGCGATAACTTCTTCGGCACATTAACCGCCTCCCGCCCTGAAATTTATCCGATTTACTGGTCGCAGGCGCAGATGCAGGCTCGTCAGAGCGAAGAGATGGCGAACGTTCAGTCTTTCCTTAATCGGCTGTGGACATTTGAAAGCGACGGCAGACAGTGGTTCAACCCGGATATCAGCGTGATCTACCCGGATCGCATCCGCCGCCGCCCGCCCGGCACCACCTCAAAAGGTCTGGGGGCGCATACCGATTCCGGCGCGCTGGAACGCTGGCTGCTGCCCGCCTATCAACGGGTTTTCGCCAGTATCTTTAACGGCGAACTGGAGAAGTACGATCCCTGGCATGCCGCCTACCGTACCGAAGTCGAAGAGTATACGGTCGATAACACCACCAAATGCTCGGTTTTCCGCACCTTCCAGGGGTGGACGGCGCTGTCAGATATGCTGCCGGGCCAGGGCTTGCTGCATGTGGTGCCGATTCCAGAAGCGATGGCGTATATTCTGTTACGCCCCCTGCTGGATGACGTTCCTGAAGATGAACTGTGCGGCGTTGCACCAGGCCGGGTGCTGCCGGTTTCGCAACAATGGCATCCGCTGCTGATTGAGGCATTGACCAGTATTCCGCAACTGGAGGCCGGGGACTCCGTCTGGTGGCATTGCGATGTGATCCACTCCGTCGCGCCGGTGGAAAATCAGCAAGGCTGGGGGAACGTGATGTACATCCCCGCCGCGCCGATGTGTGAGAAAAACCTGGCTTACGCGCACAAGGTCAAAGCCGCGCTGGAAACGGGCGCATCGCCAGGCGATTTCCCGCGTGAAGATTACGAAACAAACTGGGAAGGCCGTTTTACGCTGAGCGATCTGAACATTCACGGAAAACGCGCGCTGGGCATGAGTTAA